A portion of the Clostridium gelidum genome contains these proteins:
- a CDS encoding GH36-type glycosyl hydrolase domain-containing protein — translation MREVVARKVEQSAEQRLREIFNERIEKYAVIDGIFYDSTYKKAVGVANLPIKIPVTLEMFKNREIAVLLDRILEDNEFVIIKLTKNIDDATLLAFNKGLITEINLDIEISNKINRIVEKITYGVGSINEDGEHEIDLLAPAPGPHFYTNLLLGNRIDFSHPLQTTPKSVVDKLGRGSFRSHAATQVLATRWDMLQEENGFPASRQFYLVEDGKQIFYSANVTDENIESGKCIHSQNHTKIIYKTKCGLEIERLIFLLPQEENMPIAVEAQQIKIKNNTNRVRNIKIVYTGMFGSAAPSALMEDVLYSNVIMQAKVLLNDEGSVMAISSDYYPMYTSGDYRFHTMITHNEKESVLPKEFCTSYSEFVGSGSLERPEGLYKLSSNLNRKGPGFFAVSSEITIQPVAEISIDNLTGLVSTKTNDNFNENTFKTEVQNLIIKYSNKKEILNAFNKSMNFINEYRSYLQVISGDQQFDTYVNKNLPFQVLYQTFVSRSFDQTQKGYREMGFREIQDIYASMYYFIGMGKKDLAKNLIKEWSEKVFEFGYAYHNFFWVGKEPGKWSDDGLWLIQAVYRYINLTGDIGFLDEQFIIGGSNPIKKRSLYDTIKAILRYSGEISIGKHGIPLLDFADWNDCLKLDTDFINGVEKERRYNEQIARTGRDGEPFESDYSESIMNGFLLKVAMDEMIEIGKQKEDTLYYSNLEKSSNKLYDNLQQYAWKEDFFARVLFNRYKDGEFTYLGAKGDNLSADPNKDGTYFLNSFSWAILSNSATEEQIKIMLESIESHLKTPYGLKLISPTDLEKVATGTATGEYFPGDRENGGIFKHATMMATSAMLKAAKMVESDELARKLTSTAYWMINLVLPYNTMKHPYETCGNPRFCTQYNNSDTGENIGPTLSGTSTWLTLSLFDAFGVEYTASGIEINPILAEEQKSLNLILNTGKASFNIMISKPEGFYRMKDSLYSIRVDGEKIEGNVIKNFEDDKEHSVEICF, via the coding sequence ATGAGAGAAGTTGTAGCTAGAAAAGTTGAACAGTCTGCAGAGCAGAGATTAAGAGAAATATTTAATGAAAGAATTGAAAAATACGCTGTTATAGATGGTATATTCTATGATAGTACATATAAAAAAGCAGTGGGCGTTGCTAATTTACCAATTAAAATTCCTGTTACCTTAGAAATGTTTAAGAATAGAGAAATAGCGGTACTGTTAGATAGAATTTTAGAAGACAATGAATTTGTAATCATAAAACTTACTAAAAATATAGATGATGCTACTTTATTAGCATTTAACAAAGGATTGATTACTGAAATAAACTTAGACATTGAGATTAGCAATAAGATAAACAGAATAGTAGAAAAGATAACTTATGGTGTGGGAAGTATTAATGAAGATGGAGAACATGAAATAGATTTATTAGCGCCAGCTCCTGGACCACATTTTTATACAAATTTATTGTTAGGAAATAGAATTGACTTTTCTCATCCCTTACAAACTACCCCAAAGAGCGTAGTAGATAAACTAGGAAGAGGAAGCTTTAGATCTCATGCTGCTACTCAAGTATTAGCTACAAGATGGGATATGCTTCAAGAAGAAAATGGTTTCCCTGCAAGTCGTCAGTTTTATTTAGTGGAAGATGGAAAACAAATATTTTACTCAGCAAATGTCACAGATGAAAATATAGAATCTGGTAAATGTATTCATTCTCAAAATCACACTAAAATTATCTATAAGACTAAATGTGGATTAGAAATTGAAAGATTAATTTTCTTACTTCCTCAAGAAGAAAACATGCCTATAGCTGTTGAAGCACAACAAATTAAAATAAAGAATAATACAAATAGAGTAAGGAATATTAAAATAGTTTATACTGGTATGTTTGGAAGTGCTGCTCCGAGTGCATTGATGGAGGATGTTTTATACAGTAATGTAATTATGCAAGCAAAGGTATTGCTCAATGATGAAGGCTCTGTAATGGCTATATCTTCAGATTATTATCCAATGTATACAAGCGGCGACTACAGATTTCATACTATGATTACCCATAATGAAAAGGAATCAGTACTTCCGAAGGAGTTTTGTACAAGCTATAGTGAATTTGTGGGAAGTGGTTCGTTGGAAAGACCAGAGGGATTATACAAACTTAGCAGCAATTTAAATAGAAAAGGACCAGGTTTCTTTGCTGTTAGCAGTGAGATTACAATACAACCAGTAGCTGAAATTTCTATTGATAATTTAACAGGATTAGTTTCAACTAAGACAAATGATAACTTTAATGAAAATACCTTCAAAACTGAGGTGCAAAATCTAATTATTAAGTATAGCAATAAAAAAGAAATACTTAATGCCTTTAATAAAAGTATGAACTTTATTAATGAATATAGAAGTTATCTACAAGTTATTTCAGGAGATCAGCAATTTGATACTTATGTTAATAAGAATTTACCTTTTCAAGTTCTATATCAAACCTTTGTATCACGTTCTTTTGATCAAACCCAAAAAGGATATAGAGAAATGGGATTTAGAGAAATTCAAGACATTTATGCATCAATGTACTACTTTATAGGAATGGGTAAAAAAGATCTAGCTAAAAATTTGATAAAGGAATGGTCTGAAAAAGTATTTGAATTTGGTTATGCCTACCATAATTTCTTTTGGGTTGGTAAAGAACCAGGAAAATGGTCTGATGATGGATTATGGTTAATTCAGGCTGTATATAGATATATAAATCTTACTGGCGACATTGGATTCTTGGATGAACAGTTCATTATAGGAGGAAGTAATCCAATAAAGAAAAGAAGTTTATATGACACAATTAAAGCTATTTTAAGATATTCCGGAGAAATTTCAATAGGAAAACATGGAATACCTCTACTTGATTTCGCAGATTGGAATGACTGTCTAAAACTTGATACTGATTTTATAAATGGTGTTGAAAAAGAAAGAAGATATAATGAACAGATAGCTAGAACAGGAAGAGATGGAGAGCCATTTGAAAGTGATTATTCTGAAAGTATTATGAATGGATTCCTATTGAAGGTTGCTATGGACGAAATGATTGAAATTGGAAAACAGAAGGAAGATACATTGTATTATAGTAACCTTGAAAAATCTTCTAATAAACTTTATGATAATCTGCAACAATATGCATGGAAAGAGGATTTCTTTGCAAGAGTTTTATTTAATAGATACAAAGATGGAGAGTTCACTTATCTTGGAGCTAAAGGTGATAATCTTTCAGCAGATCCAAATAAAGACGGCACATATTTTTTAAATTCTTTCAGTTGGGCAATTTTATCTAATTCGGCAACTGAAGAACAAATTAAAATAATGCTTGAATCTATAGAATCTCATTTAAAAACTCCTTATGGATTAAAACTTATTAGTCCAACAGATTTAGAGAAGGTTGCAACTGGAACTGCTACAGGAGAATATTTCCCTGGAGATAGAGAAAATGGTGGAATATTTAAGCATGCTACAATGATGGCTACTAGTGCTATGCTAAAAGCTGCTAAGATGGTTGAAAGTGATGAATTAGCAAGAAAGCTAACTAGTACAGCATATTGGATGATAAATCTAGTTTTACCTTACAACACAATGAAACATCCATATGAAACATGTGGAAACCCAAGATTCTGTACTCAATATAACAATAGTGATACTGGTGAAAATATAGGGCCTACATTAAGTGGTACGTCTACTTGGCTTACATTATCATTATTTGATGCCTTTGGTGTTGAATATACAGCAAGTGGTATAGAGATAAATCCAATACTTGCAGAAGAGCAAAAGTCACTAAACTTGATTCTTAATACTGGTAAGGCTAGCTTTAATATTATGATTTCAAAACCTGAAGGTTTTTATAGAATGAAGGATTCTTTATATTCTATAAGAGTTGATGGTGAAAAAATTGAAGGAAATGTTATAAAGAATTTTGAGGATGATAAGGAGCATAGTGTTGAGATATGCTTCTAA
- the bglS gene encoding beta-glucanase, with product MNKKKIKNATLGMLIGTFLIGALIPIKAFALTTTHFADSFNSANPSAWSKSDGWTNGGMFNCTWRSSNVNFSSGVMNITLNKDTKGGTKPYAGGEYRTNDTYGYGLYQVNMKPAKNTGIVSSFFTYTGPTDNTPWDEIDIEFLGKDTTKVQFNYFTNGVGNHEYLYNLGFDASTSYHTYAFNWQPTYIAWLVDGVEVHRVTRNIPSHPGKIMMNLWPGTGVDSWLGSYNGATPLNVYYDWISYDPVK from the coding sequence ATGAATAAGAAAAAAATTAAGAATGCAACATTAGGAATGCTAATAGGTACTTTTTTAATAGGAGCTTTAATACCAATAAAAGCTTTCGCATTGACTACAACGCATTTTGCTGATTCATTTAATTCTGCTAATCCATCAGCTTGGTCAAAATCAGATGGATGGACCAATGGGGGAATGTTCAACTGTACTTGGAGATCTAGTAACGTTAATTTTAGTAGCGGAGTTATGAATATTACTCTTAATAAAGATACCAAAGGAGGAACTAAGCCATATGCAGGTGGAGAATATCGCACAAATGATACCTACGGTTATGGACTTTATCAAGTAAATATGAAACCAGCAAAAAATACTGGTATAGTTTCTTCATTTTTTACTTATACAGGTCCAACAGATAATACTCCTTGGGATGAAATTGATATAGAGTTTTTAGGTAAAGATACCACAAAGGTACAATTTAATTATTTTACAAATGGTGTAGGTAATCATGAGTACCTTTATAATCTAGGGTTTGATGCTTCAACAAGTTACCATACTTATGCTTTTAATTGGCAACCAACTTATATTGCATGGTTGGTAGATGGCGTGGAAGTGCATAGAGTTACTAGAAACATACCATCACATCCTGGCAAAATTATGATGAATTTATGGCCTGGAACAGGTGTAGATTCATGGTTAGGTTCTTATAATGGTGCAACTCCACTTAATGTATATTATGATTGGATCTCTTACGATCCAGTTAAATAA
- a CDS encoding LacI family DNA-binding transcriptional regulator, with the protein MSTIYEIAKIAGVSPTTVSKVINNYPDVSDKTRARIQKILNDENFLPNSQAQFLSTKKTWTLGIVYFENLGVGLNHPFFSGVIESFKKQADEYGYSLLFGSKNDRLKNDTFLEYFKYRCVEAVAIICTDPKDKETLELIESDFPIVVIDMFNKNTSTVTSDNVEGCNLAIKYLYDLGHRKIAHISGANYLDNWPSAIREECYIKEMNKLNLEILDGYIANGVNFDVSGGYTAMKELLKLKDRPTAVFAAGDKIAIGAINAVKEAGLSVPDDISIIGFDDIEVARYITPKLTTIRQNCNEIGKTAVDLLVEQINQKAKLKINKIIPVELIERDSCKKID; encoded by the coding sequence ATGAGTACAATTTATGAAATAGCAAAAATTGCAGGAGTTTCACCAACAACAGTATCAAAAGTAATAAATAATTATCCAGATGTAAGTGATAAAACTAGAGCTAGAATACAAAAAATTCTTAATGATGAAAATTTTTTGCCAAACTCACAAGCTCAATTTTTATCAACTAAGAAAACATGGACATTAGGCATTGTATATTTTGAAAATCTTGGAGTTGGACTTAATCATCCCTTCTTTTCGGGAGTAATAGAATCCTTTAAAAAACAAGCAGATGAATATGGGTATTCATTATTATTTGGTTCTAAAAATGATAGATTAAAGAATGATACTTTTCTAGAATATTTTAAATATAGATGTGTTGAAGCAGTTGCTATAATCTGTACAGATCCAAAGGATAAAGAAACTTTAGAACTTATAGAAAGTGATTTTCCAATTGTAGTAATAGATATGTTTAATAAAAATACATCTACAGTAACTTCAGATAATGTAGAAGGATGTAATTTAGCTATTAAATATTTATATGATTTAGGACATAGAAAAATTGCACATATATCTGGTGCAAATTATTTAGATAACTGGCCAAGTGCAATAAGAGAAGAATGTTATATTAAAGAGATGAACAAATTAAATTTAGAAATATTAGATGGATATATCGCAAATGGAGTAAATTTTGATGTTTCTGGTGGTTATACTGCAATGAAAGAGTTACTAAAGCTTAAAGACAGACCAACAGCAGTATTTGCAGCCGGTGATAAGATAGCAATTGGTGCAATAAATGCAGTAAAAGAGGCTGGATTAAGTGTACCAGATGATATATCAATAATAGGATTTGATGATATAGAGGTAGCGAGATATATTACTCCTAAGTTAACAACTATAAGACAAAACTGTAATGAAATTGGAAAGACTGCTGTTGATTTATTAGTAGAACAAATTAATCAAAAGGCGAAACTTAAGATTAATAAGATAATTCCAGTAGAACTTATCGAAAGAGATTCTTGCAAGAAAATAGATTAA
- a CDS encoding GH36-type glycosyl hydrolase domain-containing protein codes for MANCEFINNKGNFKLKNPENNSYMYFPIANEAGVMSSITPTLNGDCKMGQNTFLLAPVSSEDLHNNRSSRNFWIYIDGMGAWSATGVSAAQQAEIFSGDKEETDVEAGIMWHKITRKSKKFGVKSEITSFVPATDEKIELMKVTITNISNETKKITSTVAIPLYCRSADNIRDHRHVTSLLNRVETTEYGVIVNPTLTFDERGHKKNTVVYGVVAATENGGKPISFCPIVEEFIGEGGSFEMPKSVLLNEEFKIKPNEKLEGYEAIGAIRFEDVVIEPNSSKSYIVAIGFGDSKCDFDSVVVNDLNETGFYKLFEDTKTYWDKKINISYETKDKRFDNWMYWVNFQPMLRRIYGCSFLPHHDYGKGGRGWRDLWQDCLALIAMDPRDVRGMLLDNFGGIRFDGTNATIIGTKQGEFIADRNNITRVWMDHGAWPFLTTNLYIEQTGDIEFLLEKQSYFKDLQVERGTEKDTLWDLSQGNKILTENSKEYNGTILEHLLVQHLTAFYDVGEHNNLKLHGADWNDGLDMAEEKGESVAFSTLYGGNLESIAELLKVLRDEKKIKNVELAEELLILLTGDDEIYNRVDEKQKVLKDYCYKCRHNIKGKVIKLNCDELIADIQGKAKWLKEHIQKNEWITNREGYSWYNGYYDNNARRVEGDGESGTRMILTGQVFSIMSNTATEEQVESIIKAADKYLYDKSIGGYRLNTNFNEIKTDFGRMFGFAYGHKENGAVFSHMAIMYANALYQRGFVHEGFKVVDTLYSHCNNFDVSRIYPGVPEYINEKGRGMYNYLTGSASWLILTVLTEMFGVKGEMGNLAFDPKILLKQFDDENKASIEMNFAERMLKIEYINEGIKEYGDYSVNQIYMNGEEYKFDGKPVICRNVITSLDENIKHTIKVVLK; via the coding sequence ATGGCGAATTGTGAATTTATAAATAATAAAGGAAATTTTAAGCTTAAAAATCCTGAAAATAATAGTTATATGTATTTTCCTATTGCAAACGAGGCAGGTGTTATGTCTAGTATAACTCCAACTTTAAATGGTGATTGTAAAATGGGGCAAAACACATTTTTGCTTGCACCAGTAAGTAGTGAAGATCTTCATAACAACAGATCATCAAGAAATTTTTGGATATATATTGATGGCATGGGTGCCTGGTCAGCTACAGGGGTCTCAGCAGCTCAACAAGCTGAAATTTTTAGTGGGGATAAGGAAGAAACAGATGTAGAAGCTGGTATAATGTGGCATAAAATAACTAGAAAGTCAAAAAAGTTTGGAGTAAAAAGTGAAATAACATCATTTGTTCCGGCTACTGACGAAAAAATAGAATTAATGAAAGTTACAATTACAAATATAAGTAATGAAACTAAAAAAATAACGTCAACAGTAGCAATACCATTATATTGTCGCTCAGCAGATAATATTAGAGATCATAGGCATGTAACTTCTCTTTTAAATAGAGTAGAAACTACTGAATATGGAGTTATAGTAAATCCGACATTGACATTTGATGAAAGAGGACATAAAAAGAATACAGTAGTTTATGGTGTTGTTGCTGCAACAGAAAATGGTGGAAAACCAATAAGTTTTTGTCCAATAGTGGAGGAATTCATTGGCGAAGGCGGATCTTTTGAGATGCCAAAGAGTGTTTTATTAAATGAGGAATTTAAAATAAAGCCTAATGAAAAGTTAGAAGGCTATGAAGCAATTGGAGCTATACGTTTTGAAGATGTGGTAATTGAACCAAATTCATCTAAGAGTTATATTGTGGCAATTGGATTTGGAGATTCAAAATGTGATTTTGATAGTGTTGTAGTAAACGACTTAAACGAAACCGGTTTTTATAAACTTTTTGAAGATACAAAAACATATTGGGATAAAAAGATTAATATTTCTTATGAAACAAAGGACAAGCGATTTGACAATTGGATGTATTGGGTTAATTTTCAGCCAATGCTTAGAAGAATTTATGGCTGCTCATTTTTACCACATCATGATTATGGTAAAGGTGGAAGAGGATGGAGAGACTTATGGCAAGACTGCTTAGCTCTTATAGCTATGGATCCAAGGGACGTTCGTGGTATGCTTTTAGATAATTTTGGCGGAATTCGTTTTGATGGAACTAATGCCACAATTATTGGAACAAAGCAAGGTGAGTTTATTGCAGATAGAAACAATATAACACGTGTTTGGATGGATCATGGGGCATGGCCATTCTTAACTACTAATCTTTATATAGAGCAAACTGGAGATATAGAATTTCTTTTAGAAAAACAAAGTTATTTTAAAGATCTTCAAGTGGAAAGAGGAACAGAAAAAGATACTTTATGGGACTTAAGTCAAGGAAATAAAATCCTTACAGAAAATTCTAAAGAGTATAATGGAACAATTTTAGAACATCTTTTAGTTCAACATTTAACAGCATTTTATGATGTTGGAGAGCATAATAACTTAAAGCTTCATGGTGCTGATTGGAATGATGGTCTTGATATGGCAGAAGAAAAAGGTGAGAGTGTTGCTTTTAGTACACTTTATGGAGGAAATCTTGAGAGTATTGCAGAGTTATTAAAAGTATTAAGAGATGAAAAGAAAATTAAAAATGTAGAACTTGCAGAAGAACTACTAATACTTTTAACTGGTGATGATGAAATTTACAATAGGGTAGATGAAAAACAAAAAGTACTAAAAGATTATTGTTATAAGTGTAGACACAACATAAAAGGAAAAGTTATTAAGCTAAATTGTGATGAACTTATTGCAGATATTCAAGGGAAAGCAAAGTGGCTTAAGGAACACATACAAAAAAATGAGTGGATTACAAATCGTGAAGGATATAGCTGGTATAATGGCTATTACGATAATAATGCAAGACGCGTTGAAGGTGATGGAGAATCAGGAACTCGTATGATACTTACTGGGCAAGTATTTTCTATTATGAGTAATACGGCTACAGAAGAACAAGTTGAAAGTATTATTAAAGCAGCGGATAAATATCTTTATGATAAATCTATTGGTGGATATAGGTTAAATACTAATTTTAATGAAATCAAAACCGATTTTGGAAGGATGTTTGGTTTTGCCTATGGTCATAAAGAAAATGGAGCAGTGTTTAGTCATATGGCTATTATGTATGCAAATGCACTTTATCAAAGAGGATTTGTACATGAAGGATTCAAAGTTGTTGATACACTTTATAGTCATTGTAACAACTTTGATGTTAGTAGAATTTATCCAGGTGTACCTGAGTATATAAATGAAAAAGGAAGAGGAATGTATAACTATTTAACTGGATCAGCAAGCTGGTTAATACTCACTGTATTAACTGAGATGTTTGGCGTAAAGGGAGAAATGGGTAACTTAGCATTTGATCCTAAAATACTATTAAAGCAATTCGATGATGAAAATAAAGCGTCTATTGAAATGAATTTTGCAGAAAGAATGCTTAAGATTGAATATATAAATGAAGGTATTAAAGAATATGGTGATTATAGTGTAAATCAAATTTATATGAATGGTGAAGAATATAAATTTGATGGAAAGCCTGTCATTTGTAGAAATGTTATAACTTCACTTGACGAAAATATTAAACATACAATAAAAGTTGTTCTTAAATAA